In Xenorhabdus poinarii G6, the following are encoded in one genomic region:
- a CDS encoding lysozyme inhibitor LprI family protein: MKYLWFMLLIFSPLSFAASFDCAKAKAPDEKSICSNPKLNDLDVELSVKYHFLRGLFAMGVSGEMYDSQNAWLKQRQKCKGNTTCLLQSYRQRIHQLDMLYKSIEKPI, encoded by the coding sequence ATGAAATATCTCTGGTTTATGTTACTTATTTTCTCCCCACTGAGTTTTGCTGCCAGTTTTGACTGTGCAAAAGCTAAGGCACCGGATGAGAAAAGCATTTGTTCAAATCCAAAACTCAATGATCTGGATGTGGAGTTAAGTGTGAAATACCACTTTCTGCGTGGATTGTTTGCCATGGGTGTATCAGGCGAGATGTATGATAGCCAAAATGCCTGGCTGAAACAGCGCCAAAAATGCAAGGGAAATACAACCTGCCTGCTACAAAGTTACCGCCAACGCATTCATCAACTTGATATGCTGTATAAATCAATAGAGAAACCGATTTGA
- a CDS encoding prepilin peptidase-dependent protein: MVYKNSNKHQGFTLLELMIAMIIISISLSWGLSHWGKYQHRLHLQSAVNNVLSFMERQQALANYLNQDRTLWLVAGQGWCLVSSVTKMTDCNAGEGERVNSPHEDVFLPFSTTDHIDFYGIRNTAMPASFTLANSAGEISVVISGRGRIRTCSNTLNPLPNCEGIKNS; encoded by the coding sequence ATGGTGTACAAAAATAGTAACAAGCACCAGGGATTTACATTATTGGAGCTAATGATCGCGATGATCATTATTTCGATTAGCTTATCCTGGGGATTATCTCATTGGGGAAAATATCAACATCGCCTGCATTTACAATCTGCAGTGAATAATGTGTTGTCTTTTATGGAAAGGCAGCAGGCTTTGGCAAACTATTTGAATCAGGATCGTACATTGTGGTTGGTCGCAGGGCAGGGTTGGTGTTTAGTCTCGTCAGTCACCAAAATGACTGATTGTAATGCGGGTGAAGGTGAGCGGGTGAACTCTCCCCATGAAGATGTCTTTTTGCCATTTTCCACAACGGATCATATTGATTTTTATGGCATCAGAAATACAGCCATGCCAGCGAGTTTCACTTTGGCAAATTCGGCAGGGGAAATTAGCGTTGTCATTTCAGGGCGCGGCCGGATCAGGACATGCAGCAATACCCTTAACCCGCTACCGAATTGCGAGGGAATAAAAAATTCATGA
- a CDS encoding prepilin peptidase-dependent protein has product MTLTIFCFKQKQAGFSLLEIVIALLISSVIFMAMTKTYPALSNQILDLYRKYRLHYLVNRVGHLMEKDIRRAGYCQERKQCEGDPLVIKNKHAETENSCFIVAFDLNLNNRWEKPGHIEAEFFGYRLNNRTLEWKRGAGDCQESGWERLFDPKEIVIDTFHLEKSRAKGGIIFITLSMEGHWLKSSSIVHRQQTTIRLRNIRE; this is encoded by the coding sequence ATGACTCTGACTATCTTTTGTTTTAAACAAAAACAGGCAGGATTTTCTTTATTGGAAATAGTGATTGCCTTGCTAATCAGCAGTGTGATTTTTATGGCTATGACGAAAACGTATCCTGCACTATCAAATCAAATCCTCGATCTCTATCGTAAATATAGATTGCATTATTTAGTCAATAGGGTCGGCCATTTGATGGAGAAAGATATTCGGCGGGCCGGTTATTGTCAGGAGAGAAAACAGTGTGAAGGCGATCCCTTGGTCATTAAAAATAAACATGCGGAAACAGAAAATTCCTGTTTTATTGTTGCTTTTGATCTCAATTTAAATAACAGATGGGAAAAACCGGGTCATATTGAAGCTGAGTTTTTTGGTTATCGCTTAAATAATCGAACCCTTGAATGGAAGAGAGGGGCAGGAGATTGTCAGGAAAGTGGTTGGGAGCGGCTATTTGATCCAAAAGAGATCGTCATTGATACCTTTCATCTTGAAAAATCACGTGCAAAAGGGGGGATAATTTTTATCACTTTGTCCATGGAAGGTCATTGGCTGAAATCTTCATCAATTGTGCATCGTCAGCAAACAACGATTCGGCTGCGCAATATCAGGGAATAA
- a CDS encoding YgdB family protein: protein MHMAEDKQQGNILLVSIMMLLALSLMMLKALHYQQQSAMRMMLDEQNYLNAFLQAESSLAWGKIQLWQIDQQKINDWFCVQQAEFNLKSCLRHYSDNVFLLKGIAQWTSGEKLELYQWMKQMKPLNQDTLIAVQLMPVESGWLDFCPVSQAEFC, encoded by the coding sequence ATGCATATGGCAGAAGACAAGCAACAGGGCAATATTTTGCTGGTATCGATAATGATGCTATTGGCGCTGAGTTTGATGATGTTAAAAGCGCTCCACTATCAACAGCAAAGCGCGATGAGGATGATGTTGGATGAACAAAATTATTTGAATGCCTTTTTGCAGGCAGAATCTTCACTGGCCTGGGGAAAAATCCAATTATGGCAGATTGATCAGCAAAAAATAAATGATTGGTTCTGCGTACAGCAAGCTGAATTTAATTTGAAAAGTTGTCTAAGGCATTATTCTGACAATGTGTTTCTCCTAAAAGGGATTGCGCAATGGACTTCAGGAGAAAAACTCGAACTTTATCAATGGATGAAACAGATGAAACCCTTAAATCAAGATACACTTATTGCTGTGCAACTCATGCCAGTTGAAAGCGGTTGGCTGGATTTTTGCCCGGTGTCTCAGGCCGAATTTTGTTAA
- a CDS encoding prepilin-type N-terminal cleavage/methylation domain-containing protein, which yields MKIPGLREWQAGMTLPEVMVASAVFAISLLGLMRYHQGLSANFQQYWGQLKAVRYAHDQLEQYERWEGRFDLQKTEIEALKQQGWEMEFQREFYALGCYKAMIKLTVHYNKPSKLERWFCASGEH from the coding sequence ATGAAAATCCCCGGATTACGTGAGTGGCAAGCGGGCATGACTTTACCCGAAGTTATGGTGGCATCCGCTGTATTTGCGATCTCTTTATTGGGCTTAATGCGTTACCATCAGGGGCTGTCAGCCAACTTTCAGCAATATTGGGGGCAGCTCAAGGCGGTTCGATATGCGCATGATCAACTGGAACAATATGAACGTTGGGAAGGCCGGTTTGATCTACAGAAAACAGAGATTGAGGCATTGAAACAACAGGGATGGGAAATGGAATTTCAGCGAGAATTTTACGCATTGGGATGTTATAAGGCCATGATTAAACTGACAGTACATTATAATAAACCAAGTAAATTAGAGCGTTGGTTTTGTGCAAGTGGGGAGCATTGA
- the recC gene encoding exodeoxyribonuclease V subunit gamma → MFSVYHSNQLDILKELMANLIGNNPLPDPFDKEIILVQSPGMSQWLQIQLAEKLGIAANMEFPLPATFIWQMFARLLPDIPQDSAFSKDAMKWKLMILLPELLTEPEFSALRHYLDQDIDKRKIHQLAGRIADLFDQYLVYRPQWLTYWENDQLIDGLSSNQLWQKRLWSALTEYTRQLQQPLGHRANLYHRFITMLEEGNFPPEKLPQRIFICGISVLPPTYLQVFKVLGKHIDIHLMFTNPCQYYWGDIQSYAFLARLNSRKPKHYKNQKLLERFKNPEGAPSLFNAEGEQALNNPLLASWGKLGRDNLYLLSQLEPDADIHAFVELESDCLLHQIQRDILNLEDHSQIGSTENTFNNSLKKRPIDYDDRSLSFHSCHSPQREVEVLQDQILRLLDDDPLLTPRDIIVMMADIDSYTPYIQAVFGNAPNDRYIPFAISDRKARQAHPVLQAFITLLDLPQSRFTAEQVLALLEVPALANKFAIQEEGLRLLRRWVKESGICWGLDDDNIEALSLPATGQNTWRFGLTRMLLGYAMDSHAGPWNNVLPYDESSGLAAELAGQLAEFLMALNRWRKMLSEEQRLVDWLAICPQLLETFFEADDEIELVLALITQQWQKVVDNGLNAHYEDSIPLVLLRDELALRFDDEKISQRFLAGSLNFCTLMPMRSIPFKVVCLLGMNDGVYPRTLPPLGFDLMAEKTQRGDRKRRDDDRYLFLEALVSAERFLSISYIGKSIRDDTQCNPSVLVNELLDYICQSFCLSGDEMLNVDDSAENIRKHLLSQHTRVPFAAENFLPHHHLQSYATEWLPAATRQGDVVADFCQPMAFDRSEIHEVTLDELIRFYRHPVRAFFQQRLKVHFVIEEMELPEEEPFVLDNLQRYQFNQLLLSILIEQGAPESLFHHLRASGGLPYGAFGEVYWMAQLESMQPLADRVRKERTDSFSIELDEKLDAVILTGKMNQVQPDGILRWRPANLTANDGIQLWIEHLAYCLSGGTCESRMYGTGKKGKQEKEDKKVSEYRFLPLLQDEAKHYLNQLIEGYFQGMSEPLPLFYRSGWAWLVDCFDQKTGDIDFSEETQQSAENKLLEQWLGTHDRKGESSDHYVQRAFRQVDQGLLERMKGEIQHYLVPMARWSSGSLLK, encoded by the coding sequence ATGTTTAGCGTATATCATTCAAATCAACTCGATATTCTTAAGGAGTTGATGGCGAACTTGATCGGGAATAATCCTCTGCCTGACCCATTTGACAAAGAAATCATTTTGGTTCAAAGCCCCGGAATGTCACAGTGGTTGCAGATTCAATTGGCAGAAAAATTGGGTATTGCGGCGAACATGGAATTTCCATTACCTGCCACCTTTATCTGGCAGATGTTTGCTCGGCTATTGCCCGATATTCCCCAGGATAGCGCTTTCAGTAAGGATGCCATGAAATGGAAATTGATGATCCTGCTGCCTGAGTTATTGACGGAGCCGGAGTTTTCAGCACTCAGGCATTACCTTGATCAAGACATCGATAAACGTAAAATCCACCAGTTGGCTGGCCGGATAGCTGACTTGTTTGACCAATATCTGGTTTATCGCCCACAGTGGTTAACATATTGGGAAAATGATCAACTCATTGATGGCCTTAGCAGCAATCAGTTATGGCAAAAAAGATTATGGTCTGCGCTGACAGAATATACACGCCAGCTACAACAACCTTTGGGGCACCGCGCTAATTTATACCATCGATTTATCACGATGTTGGAAGAAGGGAATTTTCCACCGGAGAAGCTTCCCCAACGCATTTTTATTTGCGGCATTTCCGTATTACCCCCCACTTATCTGCAAGTATTTAAGGTGTTAGGCAAACATATTGATATTCATCTGATGTTTACGAATCCATGCCAATATTATTGGGGTGATATTCAGAGCTATGCATTTCTTGCCAGGCTGAATAGCCGTAAACCAAAACATTACAAAAACCAAAAATTGCTGGAACGGTTTAAAAATCCAGAAGGTGCACCATCGCTGTTTAATGCGGAGGGGGAGCAGGCGCTGAATAATCCATTATTGGCATCCTGGGGAAAACTGGGCCGGGATAATCTCTATTTGTTGTCACAATTAGAGCCTGATGCCGATATTCACGCTTTTGTGGAGCTGGAGTCTGATTGTCTCTTGCATCAAATTCAGCGGGATATTCTCAATCTTGAAGATCATTCCCAGATTGGCTCTACCGAAAATACCTTTAACAATAGTCTGAAAAAACGTCCGATTGATTATGACGATCGCTCTCTGTCTTTTCATTCATGCCATAGCCCGCAGAGGGAGGTAGAAGTATTACAGGATCAAATTCTGCGTTTGCTGGATGATGACCCGTTACTGACACCAAGGGATATCATTGTGATGATGGCAGATATCGATAGCTATACGCCTTATATTCAGGCTGTTTTTGGCAATGCTCCCAATGATCGTTATATCCCTTTTGCCATTTCTGACCGTAAAGCGCGTCAGGCGCATCCCGTCTTACAGGCGTTTATTACACTGCTGGATTTACCACAGAGTCGATTTACGGCAGAGCAGGTGTTGGCGTTATTAGAGGTTCCCGCGTTAGCCAACAAATTTGCGATTCAGGAGGAAGGGCTGCGTTTATTGCGGCGTTGGGTCAAAGAATCCGGGATTTGTTGGGGGTTGGATGATGACAATATTGAGGCACTGTCATTGCCCGCTACGGGGCAGAATACCTGGCGTTTTGGTCTGACGCGTATGCTGTTGGGTTATGCAATGGACAGCCATGCCGGGCCGTGGAATAACGTTTTACCTTACGATGAATCCAGTGGGCTTGCCGCGGAACTCGCCGGGCAATTGGCAGAGTTTTTAATGGCGCTGAATCGCTGGCGTAAAATGTTGAGCGAAGAACAGCGGTTGGTGGATTGGCTGGCGATTTGCCCACAACTACTGGAAACTTTTTTCGAAGCAGATGATGAAATTGAACTGGTTCTGGCGCTGATTACGCAGCAATGGCAAAAAGTCGTGGATAATGGCCTGAATGCGCATTATGAAGACAGCATTCCTTTGGTATTGTTGCGTGATGAGTTGGCACTTCGTTTCGACGATGAGAAAATTAGTCAGCGTTTCCTTGCAGGTTCCCTGAATTTTTGTACCCTGATGCCGATGCGCTCCATCCCTTTTAAGGTGGTTTGCCTGCTAGGCATGAATGATGGGGTTTATCCAAGAACCCTCCCTCCTCTTGGGTTTGATCTTATGGCAGAGAAAACGCAGCGAGGGGACAGAAAGCGGCGTGATGATGACCGTTATCTCTTTCTGGAAGCGTTGGTTTCAGCGGAACGGTTCCTCTCGATTAGTTACATCGGTAAATCAATTCGGGATGATACTCAGTGCAATCCATCCGTATTAGTCAATGAACTACTGGATTATATTTGCCAGAGTTTTTGTCTGTCTGGTGATGAGATGTTGAATGTTGATGACAGTGCCGAAAATATCAGAAAACATTTACTTTCTCAGCATACTCGCGTGCCTTTTGCGGCGGAAAATTTCCTACCTCACCACCACTTGCAAAGTTATGCCACAGAATGGTTGCCTGCCGCGACGCGACAGGGGGATGTTGTGGCTGATTTTTGTCAGCCGATGGCATTTGATCGCAGTGAAATACACGAAGTGACCCTGGATGAATTAATCCGTTTTTATCGACATCCTGTCAGGGCCTTTTTTCAGCAACGGCTAAAAGTTCATTTTGTCATTGAAGAGATGGAGTTGCCTGAAGAAGAGCCTTTTGTTCTGGATAATTTGCAGCGTTACCAATTCAACCAGCTATTGTTAAGCATTCTGATTGAGCAGGGCGCACCGGAATCGTTGTTCCATCACCTGCGTGCATCAGGAGGATTACCCTACGGCGCTTTTGGTGAAGTTTATTGGATGGCGCAATTGGAATCGATGCAGCCACTGGCGGATCGGGTGCGAAAAGAGAGAACAGATTCTTTTTCCATAGAACTCGATGAAAAGTTAGATGCTGTAATATTGACCGGAAAAATGAATCAGGTACAGCCTGATGGCATTTTACGTTGGCGGCCAGCGAACTTAACGGCCAATGATGGTATCCAATTATGGATTGAACATCTTGCCTATTGTCTTTCCGGAGGAACCTGTGAAAGCCGCATGTATGGCACTGGTAAAAAAGGGAAACAAGAAAAGGAAGATAAAAAAGTGTCAGAATACCGCTTCTTACCATTATTGCAGGATGAAGCAAAACACTATCTTAACCAGTTGATAGAGGGTTATTTTCAGGGAATGTCTGAACCGCTTCCCTTGTTTTACCGAAGTGGTTGGGCATGGCTGGTGGATTGTTTTGATCAAAAAACCGGGGACATTGATTTTAGTGAAGAAACTCAGCAAAGCGCTGAGAATAAATTGTTAGAACAATGGTTGGGAACACATGATAGAAAAGGGGAAAGTAGTGATCACTATGTTCAACGGGCATTCCGGCAGGTTGATCAAGGGCTTTTAGAACGAATGAAAGGTGAAATTCAGCACTATTTAGTACCGATGGCGCGCTGGTCAAGCGGGTCACTACTCAAATAG
- the ptrA gene encoding pitrilysin, translated as MPKSIIRIMTMLFLLLCGGTADAQFSWQPLPETIHKSERDPRQYKAIRLQNDMTVLLVSDEKAIKSLAAVALPVGHMENPDNQLGLAHYLEHMVLMGSSRYPHSGSLVEFLQKHGGSRNASTTANRTAFYLEVENEALSEAVDRLADALAEPLLDPVNADRERHAVDNEMTIARAGEGHRMWQIRAETLNPAHPNARFSGGNLETLRDKPDSKLQAALVDFYQRYYSANLMKGVVYGNQPIDKLAQMAADTFGRIPNRHASVPAIHVPAITEKEKGIIIHYVPAQPHKALRLEFSIADNSADFRSKTDTYIGYLIGNRSQNTLSDWLYKAGLIEGIDAGASPKTDGNSGTFTIAVSLTDKGLEQRDQVIAAIFSYINLLKQQGINKHYFDEMGKVLNLSYQYASIVRNMNYIEWLSDTMLVLPISHVLDAGYIADDFNPTAIASRLDELTPENARIWFTSPTEPHNKEAYFVQAPYQVNKITATQLAEWKKLAQADQFSLPELNPYIPDDLSLIKPSGHQKHPEMILEKPNVRVLYMPSQYFADEPKGSITLEMRHPNGLKNIQDQISDTLLGYLSDLALNQLGYQASVGGMGISVGYADGLRIGVSGYTQHLPELLTSAIEQYISFTPTPEELAQAKSWYREQLDIANNGKAFQMAMQPMSRLSSVPYFEQAEKLNVLENITIDDIVKYRQSMIQHSALQALVFGNFTEQQSIHIVQSAQKQLANQGTVWWTGDHIVIDRHYAANFQGTANSTDNALAEIFIPTGYDRITGAVYSSLLSNIVSPWFFEQLRTKEQLGYAVNAFNKSVGEQWGLGFLLQSNSKQPDYLHTRYQHFYQQADKKLKAMSDAEFEQYKNSLLKEMREPPQTFYSEVARYGADFGRNNFQFDTREKMIAAMEKATKAQLITFYEKAVIKRQGLALISQITGEKGTAYQYAKLKGWKTYDSVSDLQKQLPVKVNAQ; from the coding sequence ATGCCTAAATCTATCATCCGCATCATGACGATGCTCTTTTTGCTGCTTTGTGGTGGCACTGCCGACGCCCAATTCTCCTGGCAACCGTTGCCAGAGACGATTCATAAAAGTGAACGTGATCCGCGTCAATATAAAGCCATTAGATTACAAAATGATATGACGGTCTTATTGGTTTCTGATGAAAAAGCCATTAAATCACTCGCTGCCGTAGCGCTGCCAGTGGGTCACATGGAAAATCCAGATAATCAGCTTGGCCTGGCTCACTATCTTGAGCACATGGTATTAATGGGTTCCAGCCGTTATCCCCACTCGGGATCATTGGTCGAGTTTTTGCAAAAACATGGGGGAAGTCGTAACGCCAGTACAACGGCCAACCGTACTGCATTCTATCTGGAAGTTGAGAATGAGGCCTTATCCGAAGCTGTTGATCGTCTTGCCGATGCGTTGGCTGAACCCTTGTTAGATCCAGTTAATGCCGATCGTGAACGTCACGCCGTTGATAATGAAATGACCATTGCGCGCGCAGGGGAAGGGCATCGGATGTGGCAAATCCGTGCGGAAACCCTCAATCCCGCCCACCCTAATGCTCGCTTTTCTGGCGGAAACTTAGAAACGCTGAGAGATAAACCGGATAGTAAATTACAGGCGGCACTGGTGGATTTTTACCAACGTTATTACTCCGCGAATTTGATGAAAGGCGTGGTATATGGTAACCAACCTATCGATAAATTGGCTCAAATGGCGGCCGACACTTTCGGACGTATTCCTAATCGGCACGCATCGGTGCCTGCGATTCATGTTCCTGCCATTACAGAGAAAGAAAAAGGCATCATTATTCATTATGTGCCGGCTCAGCCCCATAAAGCATTACGTTTGGAATTCAGCATTGCCGACAATAGCGCCGATTTTCGTAGTAAAACAGATACCTATATTGGATATTTAATCGGCAATCGTAGTCAAAATACCTTGTCTGACTGGTTATATAAAGCTGGTTTAATCGAAGGGATCGATGCAGGGGCAAGTCCAAAAACGGATGGTAATTCCGGGACATTTACGATTGCGGTTTCTTTGACCGATAAGGGGCTTGAACAGCGCGATCAAGTGATCGCGGCCATTTTTTCTTATATTAACCTGTTAAAACAGCAGGGGATTAACAAGCACTATTTTGATGAAATGGGTAAGGTGCTTAACTTGTCATACCAGTATGCATCCATCGTGCGAAATATGAATTATATTGAATGGCTGTCCGATACGATGCTGGTCTTGCCCATTTCCCATGTCCTGGATGCGGGGTATATTGCTGATGACTTCAACCCAACAGCGATAGCCAGCCGTTTGGATGAGTTAACACCGGAAAATGCACGTATTTGGTTTACCAGCCCAACGGAACCCCACAATAAAGAAGCCTACTTTGTACAGGCACCTTACCAGGTCAATAAAATAACCGCAACGCAGCTTGCGGAATGGAAAAAGCTCGCACAAGCAGATCAATTCTCTTTGCCAGAACTGAACCCTTACATTCCTGATGATCTGTCCCTGATTAAGCCGTCTGGCCACCAAAAACACCCTGAAATGATTTTGGAAAAGCCAAATGTCCGCGTGCTGTATATGCCAAGCCAATATTTTGCTGATGAACCTAAAGGGAGCATTACCCTTGAGATGCGTCATCCTAATGGGTTGAAGAACATTCAGGATCAGATTTCAGACACGTTATTGGGGTATTTGTCTGATCTGGCGTTGAATCAGCTAGGTTATCAGGCTTCAGTTGGCGGAATGGGGATCTCTGTCGGTTATGCCGACGGTTTGCGGATCGGCGTCAGTGGTTATACGCAACATTTGCCTGAATTATTGACTTCCGCGATTGAGCAATATATTTCGTTTACACCGACACCAGAGGAACTGGCTCAAGCGAAATCCTGGTATCGGGAACAGCTTGATATCGCGAATAATGGCAAAGCTTTCCAAATGGCCATGCAGCCAATGTCTCGCCTTTCCAGTGTGCCTTATTTTGAACAAGCAGAAAAATTGAATGTGCTGGAGAACATCACCATTGACGATATTGTGAAATATCGTCAGAGCATGATCCAACACTCAGCATTACAGGCGCTGGTTTTTGGTAATTTCACGGAACAGCAGAGTATTCATATCGTTCAATCCGCACAGAAGCAACTCGCGAATCAAGGGACGGTATGGTGGACGGGGGATCACATTGTCATCGACCGTCATTATGCCGCTAATTTTCAAGGAACAGCGAACAGTACAGATAATGCGCTGGCTGAAATTTTTATTCCAACGGGGTATGACCGTATCACGGGAGCGGTGTATTCCAGCTTGCTGAGTAACATTGTGTCACCGTGGTTTTTTGAGCAATTGAGGACGAAAGAGCAGCTCGGTTATGCGGTTAATGCTTTCAATAAAAGTGTCGGTGAGCAGTGGGGATTGGGCTTCTTGTTGCAAAGTAACAGCAAGCAACCGGACTATTTGCATACCCGTTACCAGCACTTTTATCAACAGGCGGATAAAAAACTGAAAGCGATGTCTGACGCTGAATTTGAACAGTATAAAAATTCACTACTGAAAGAGATGCGTGAACCCCCACAGACTTTCTATTCAGAAGTCGCCCGTTATGGCGCAGATTTTGGACGCAATAACTTTCAGTTTGATACACGTGAAAAAATGATCGCTGCAATGGAAAAAGCCACGAAAGCACAATTGATTACGTTTTATGAAAAAGCGGTGATTAAGCGTCAGGGGTTGGCGCTGATATCCCAAATTACCGGGGAAAAAGGCACAGCGTATCAATATGCTAAACTGAAAGGCTGGAAAACCTACGATAGCGTGTCAGATTTACAGAAGCAATTGCCGGTTAAGGTTAACGCTCAGTGA